The genomic stretch CATCTCCTAATAATGGCTGATTGACAATGCTTGCTTGATTTTCCATTGTATTATACATTAGCACAAGGAGAAAGGACAGAGGTCAAGGGTTAGGTGTCTTGTTTGCAAGGCAGTAACTAACTACAGAGATAACTGTGAAGTACAGAGTCATTTGTTGTTTTGAACTTTTCTTTCATTCCCCCTTCAGACTTTTGGAGGTAATAaaacataatgataaagggacCAAGATCAGCAATCAGAGACTCTTGGGTTTAAATTTTGCCTTTGCCATGTTGTAACACTGAAACTTTTGGcctgttcttttctttaaaaaaactgaagtataattgacctattaTTCAGAAAGAATATTCTTTCTGAACCTCATTTCCTTATCTACAAAGTAGGCAAATTAACACCTATCTCACAACATTATTGCAGGCATTAAATAGAACAGTATATGAGAAAGTGTTTTGTAAAGTGTTTGGTCTTAAGTGCAAAAAAATGCAGCCCAAACAACTTAAGCAAAAAGAGAAGGTATTTTGTAATAGACTGGTAAAACATGCTAGtctattaaaaaacaattaattaaaaaaatttttttaatgaaataatgctttctcataaataattttaggaaaaaaactcCAAATGGTGATTAGGGtgcttcttcctctccttcctcattCTCAGTTCTGCACCCCCAAAACAAATGCTGTTAAGAGTTTCTGGTTTTAATACATGTTGTAGGAATAGAAAAATAGAGTGTATTGTTTATtaggctgccgctgctgctgctgctaagtcccttcagtcgtgtccgactctgtgcgaccccatagacaggggcccactgtctctgggattctccagacaagaacactggagtgggttgccatttccttctccaatggatgaaagtgaaagcgaaagtgaagtcgctcagtcgtgcctgactcttagcgaccccatggactgccgcctaccaggctcctccgtccataggattttccaggcaagagtactggagtggggtgccattgccttctccggtttatTAGGCtatgtttaaatatatgtattataaaatgtgtatattacTAAAAAGGTACAAAAACTACCAATAAATCATTtgtccattaaaaaacaaacaaaaaaagaatgtatttgactCACATAATGAAAACAGTTTCAGGTACAGCTGGATCCATGGGCTTAAACAGTGCAACTGGGTCCAAATATCGCTCTACTTTTATTCTACTTCCCTCCACTGGCCCCATCCTCGCATGGGTTTTCCCTGAGTGGAGCAAGGGGGTACAATAACTCTACCATTTCTCCTCCAGTTTCAAGTCCATTGGGAAAGAGAAGATGCATCCTTCACAACAGGCCCAGCAAAAATGTCACTGCATCTTACTGGCTCTGAATGTATTATTCTGGAACTAATGCAATATTATGACTGGTCAGGAACCTACCTCTGGAGCAAAGGGTGAATCAATACTACCTGCATGGACTGAAAATGCAGTGGTTTCCAAGAAGGAAATTGGGGTGCTATTGCCAAAGGAGTAGTGCATGGATGTTGGCGAGGTCGGGTAGGAGAAAAAGCAAATTTCTCCTAGAATGgcataaaaagaaaagtgaaaatggacTTTAATACCAATCCTAGAATATCATAGCAGAGGAAATCTTTCTCGGCCCTTAAATAAAACTAAGTGAAGAAAGTGCTCCTTCATACAGCAGTTATGAACTGATATAATTCTTACTTCAATAACTGAATGAAAAtacaggtttctttttcttttttttttttttcagttggatgGACGATTCACAACGGGAAACCGGAATGTTTCAGGGTGAGATAGACTGGAGGACAGCATCTGGAACTCAGAAAAGTCATTAGTCAAAGGCACCTACGCCCATCAACAGAATGCAGAGTGGGAGGAACTGAGCCCATGATGCCCGAGTTCTCAGTGAGCCAGGTGGGCTGATGCCAGGATAGAGGCTGGAGGCTCTGAGTGCCCAGAAATCTCCATCTTACCTTGTGCAATGGCTGCTCCAGGACAAGATCTTTAGTTTGAGTTCTGCCTGCCAGGCAGAGGTTTCCAAACCTGGTTGTACCCTAGAATTCTTGTTTTAGTTGCTATGTCACGTCCGActcctcttttgcaaccccatggactatagagggccaggttcctctgtccacggaatttcctaggcaagaatactggagtgggcagccatttcctcctccaggggatcttcctgacccagggatcagatctatGTCTAATGcttggtaggtgaattctttaccactgagccacctgagaagcccatactCTAGAATAGcgagtttttaaaatgatgattccAGGAAGCCCTGCTGGCAAAGGATTAACTTAGCCTGGGATGGGGCCCAGAAGTCTAGATTGTGAACAAGCTTTCCTGAGGTCAGGACAAGGGTCTGGGTCTCTGAGGGCCCTGGCTTTGCTTCCCCAGTTGCAGTCCCCACTCTGTACTGGATGGATCTGTTGACACTGCTGTTCCCTCCCTGGAGTATGAACCCCAAAAAGCAGGGACTCGTGCAGCTTTGGGTACCAGTACCAACAGAGCAAGCACCCACTAAGCGTTTATTGAAAGCAGGCTGGAgggcagacaggcaggcaggcaagCTGCCTTTTCCAACGTGGGcttttctgggggtgggggtgggggggacttcTATTTCTGGAAAGAACTGCTGTGATTAAGGAAAGATcatggcaaaaggagaaaaagggcactggggaagggaaagtgGTTCCTCCACACTACTCATTCTTTTAAAGGACTCCTCCATAGCTTTAATAAGGAAGCGAGAACAGGATGAGTGGGACTACGGGCAGGGCACTGGGTTAGCCTCACctccccatgttacagatgaggaaacggaggcacaGGCACATCCTTAGGAAAGTGACACCGCTGGGACTCTGCAGCCTGAGTGGGTAACTGCTACCCCACCTGCGTCTCACCTCTCACAGGTGTGGAAGCACAGTCCTGGAGAAAACATTATGCATTTTTGCAAGGTGTCCATTTCCATCTTAGACATTCAGCAAAAGTAAATCAAGAGCTGAGGAAATCAGGGGAGAGCAAAGGGCGTCTCAAGAAAGAGACCATTGTACACCTCTCCAAACAAGCTATTTTCTGTCTACTTTTTATTCCCCTGCTCGGCCCTGAAGGTCACTTGCTACGTCTGCACAACTCAGTGAAGTCACAAAAAGGAATACTTGGCCCTGGAACgcggggctggggagggactGCGGGGAGGGGACAGAGCTGGGGGAGGTGAGGCAATTCCACAACAAGGACTGCCTGGCCGGCTTCCCTGCCTAAACCAGCCCAATGACCTTCTTTCCTCAGTGACCACTCCCCCTGGAGGCTGCCCTGCTCAGACACAAACAGCCCGGGAGTTGCCCGCATTCCTGTGACCAGCTGGTGAGGTGCTGCTCCTCGGGTCCCAGGTGAGAGAGCGCTCTTTGAAGAGCTGGAGAGGTGGGTGTGAAGTCGAGGTTCATTTCACTCTTCTCAGAGTGTGCTTACCGAGTCTGAAACTGGGACAGGGCATCCAGCCTCTTCTAGGAAAAGGATTTGAACATTTTCATGGGAAAAAACGCACTTCTTGACAGAGCCCAGCTGCtctgaaggggaggaggagggcggTGGTGAGAGGGCTCAGGAAGGCAATGGGCCGGGGCAGGAAGTGACTGTTTAGGGATCCGTTAATGcccattcattggagaaggcaatggcacaccactccagtactctttcctggagaaccccatgggcggaggagcttggtaggttgcagtccatggggtcacgaagagtcagacacgactgagcaacttcactttcacttttcactttcatgcattggagaaggaaatggcaatccactccagtattcttgcctggagaatcccagggatggcggagcctggtgggctgccatctatggggtcgcacagagttggacacgactgaagcaacttagcagcagtagcagcagcagtaatgccCATTCAAGAGGACCTCAGCATCGTCTGGGTTAGAGAAGAGAGAGATGTGGCGTGAGGAAGGCAGATGTTTCTGGATGTTGCCTGGTGTGGGTGGCAAGGAAAAGCCACCTGCTTAGGAGAGGCACAAAGGGAGGACCCCCACAGGCTCAGACTCACAGGTGGGACCCCATCTCATAGGGCACCCAGGCATTAGAAGACCCTGGAGTCTTTGAGGGGTGGGGGGTAAACAGTTTTCCCAAACCCAAACCCAGGAAGGAGGTACCAGCTTGGTAGCTTGCTTTGTTCCCTGATAACTTTGTTCTCCCCTCCGGACCAAGCAAGCCCTTCTGAAACTGCTTGGTCATCTACAGCTCAAACTGAGAGACTGAGAAGGGTGAGCCTTCTGCGAGCTGACCTGGAGGGCTGGAAGTGAAAAGCTTAAGACCCAAGGAGTTTTACTTGGGGTTTAAGAAGAATTCTCTTTTatttaagagggcttccctggtggctcagaaagtaaagaatccacctgcaatgcaggagactcaggttcgatcccagggtagggaagatcccctggagaagggaaaggcaacccactccagtattcttcccaggagaattccatggacagaggagtctggtggcctacagCCCACGGacttgcaaacagtcggacacgactaagcgacacacacacacacacacacacacacactctctctctctctctctctctctcacattctctctctctctttttaagacaaaAACATCTCCTTCAAGTGTTAAATATGACCCAAGCAtttttggaaaagaaagctttgtGGACATGTCCAAAACAACCCGTTTTTGCGTATGCTTTCAGTGAAAAACCTTCTAGTTGGCAGAGCCCGCCTGAGGGGTAGGACCAGCTCAAAAGGACAGGGGTGGTCGGTAGTGATGGAGAGCTTGAGGCCAAGATGTGGCCTCAGGGAGAGCCCTCTATTCCCGCCCCTGCTCCCTGGGGCTTTACCATAGGAACCTGGCCAAGTCAGAACTGCTTCCCTTGATGTCACTTTCTGGACCTCTCCTCCTACCTGTCCCTCCTTCTCGGAGCCTTTCCTGGCCACCTCCTCCCACAGCTTCAATAGCATCTTTCAGTGAATAGTCTCGAAATCCTTATCAGCAGTTTTTCTCTGATAGCTAACAGCTGCCACTTACTGGGAATGTTCTATGTACCAGGCTCTGGGTTAATTGCCTCTGATGAGAGCTATACAGTGTGGTGCCTAAACCTTGGGCTTGGGGCAGACCACACCCCTTCACATCCTGCCTCAGCTATTATTGAATGtgtaactctgggagatagtggaggacagaggagcctggtgtgctacagtttatggggtcacaaagagttggacatgacttagctatcTGTACAACATTCAcctttttgtgcctcagtttctctgtgcTCTAGAATGGGGGTAACAATGCAACCACCCCAGAGGGTTCTTGAGAGGCTACATGAATTAACATTTGCAAAGTGTTTTCAACAGTGCCAGTCGTGCGTTCAGTAAATGTTAGTGATTCTAATTGTGTCTTTCAAGCATCACAGCAAGTCTCTAAGGTAAGTATGATTATCTCTATTTGCATATAAGaaaacaaggctcagagaggagggTGAGCCCAATTAGACTCTGCAGTCCAGCACTGTCTGGTACTCTGTAACAAAAATAACAAGTATGCTAACTCTAAGGGAGTAAGTGAAGTGGCAGAGTCAGGCTTCAGATCCAGTGAGTTCTGGAATCCGTGATTTTAATCACCACACTAGATTGTCTTTCTGTAATGATTATGGAAGGAATAAACACTCAATCCcagattttaactttaaaatggcATCTGCTTTGGGGTtggagaaggcctttgacaatgCAGTTGACCCTCAAACCAGCTCTTTAGAGGCAGCATTGATCCCTGTGGGCAggctttaaaatgtgaaaatgacCTGTCATCTCGTATCTCATTTAAACTTCCTAGTGATCCTTGGTGGTCTTACCAGCCTTATTTTATAGCTAAGGCAGAGTCAGAAATTCCCCCCACAATACTGCAGTTAGTATTTGTGTCTTGCTTTAAAATTCCTGGTTGGGTACCAGAGCtaccaataaaacaaaatgaagtaaCCCATGCCCACTGACTCAGAATCTCTTAGGGTGTGGCCTGGGCATCTGAATTTTAAGATTCAGAATCTGATGTGTAGCCAGCAAACACTGAGAACCCTTCCCACTGACACTGCCTCTTCCGAGGGCCAGAACTCCCATTCACAACCGTCTGCCCAATATCCCACCTGGGATCTTACCCTTAGCAAGCTTGGGCAAAACttgccctctctcccttcttctcagGGCCTGGTACCACCATCCATCACCCAGTCTCCCCTGCTGGGAACTCAGTCATCCCCAGCTCCTCTTCTCCACTGCCAGTGGTACCCAAACTGTGAATCCGTTTGAAGCACTCCTGAAACCGTGTTGCCTCCACTTTGGTAGTAGCCTTCATCATTTTTGGTTTGGATTGCTGCTACTACCCCCTAATTCATCACCCTCTGCCTGTCTCCATTTCTCCCTGGGGTCTTCCCatccctgctcctctgtcctctccattCCCGAAGTCTAGCCCACATCTTTTCTCCTGCCAGACTGAAAACCTATCTCAACACTCACTTTTCTGCTTAAAAACTTCTACCAGCACTAGCCTCCTGGCTAATAACCATGCACTTTAGCAGAGCAAACCCAGCCCCTCCCTCCTTGGCCCAAAGCTCCCTCTTCAGCCTTGACTCCTCCTCCCTGGTGGCACAGGCTGCGTCCCAGCCACATTAAATTTCCCCCATGCCCCATAAAAACTGTGTCCCTTCACAGCCTGTGAACACTCATGTTGTGCCTCCTGCCTGAAATGGGCTTCTGACCTGGCTTGGCTGAAAAGCTTCTACTTGTCCTGTGGGACCTTCAGAagtcacctcctctgggaagccctcctaaaGTCCCTCATGGAGACGTGCACTGCTTATTCTGTCCTTCCCCTGCACAAAGCTCCATCTTCAGTCAGAGCATTGGAATGATCTGATGACACGTCTGTCTCTCAGTGAACTCCTCATTCCACATTCACATATTAAATGTCTCCTACTGCCAGATGCAGGCCCAGATGCTGGGGATACAGATGAATACAACTGCGTTTCTGGCTTCAAGTCTACAGGATATGGCAGAGAGGAGGGGATGGGGCACTTCAGGGAGCACCCAGCAAGTGCAAGAAGCAGCGGCAGCAAGCCTTATGCTGCCTGTCTAAGAGGAGGCAGAAAAAGAGTGGCAGGAGATGAGGGGGCAGAGATGCTGAGAGGGAGGAGATCTGGAAGGGCCAGGAGAGCCTCCCTCAGGTAGCCTGAGACAACCCCCTGTTGTGCTTAGCGGCTCttccgtgtctgactctttgtgactccatggacggtagtccaccagactcctctgtccatggggtttctccaggcaagagtactgagtgggatgccatgccctccttcaggggatcttcccaacccatggatggaacccaggtctcccacattgcaggcgaattctttacagtctgagccaccagggaagcccacccctaGGCCAATGTCCTGGACTCACATTGCTATGGAGATGGTAGTTGGGAGGATCACTGTAAGACTTGtggctcagaaagatccctgTGAGTTTCTTGTGATTATTCCTCATCCATCTTTACAAGGGCAGCACCTGGCCCAGTTTCTGGAATACAGCAGGCCCTGGAGAGACAGGGgccaaaagaacaacaacaaaaaaagcacgCTGGGCAAGAAAGCCCCTCAGCAGGAAGGGTCTGGAGTCAAGGACACCGGGGGGTCTGGGATTCCAGGTTTGCAGCGACTAAGCCTCGTTCCGCCCCGCCCCCTGGGGGTGCCCACAGGTGCTCGACTCGCCATGCCGGCGCTGCTCTGTGCCTCTCTGCTCCTGGTGGCCTGTGCCTCGGCCGCCTCGGCCGACCAGGTCCAGCAGCAGATGGGCTCCAACACGGAGGAGCAGATCCGCGACATGCACGCCAAGGTGACAGAGATCTGGCAGGAGATGATGCAGCGGCAGGCGGCGGCCATCGACCCGGACGCGGCGCTCCATGCGGTCTGCCGGGTGCTGCCGTCGGCCACGCTGGAGGCGGAGCAGCCCCGGGTCAGCGGCCTCGTGCTCTTCCGGCAGCTCCGGCCTGGCGCCCTGCTGGAGGCCTTCTTCCACCTGGAGGGCTTCCCGAACGAGCCCAACGGCACAAGCCGCGCCATCCACGTGCACCAGTTTGGGGACCTGAGCCAGGGCTGCGACTCCACCGGGCCGCACTACAACCCGATGTCCGTGCTGCACCCGCAGCACCCGGGCGACTTTGGCAACTTCGCCGTGCGAGATGGCCAGGTCTGGAAGTACCGCTCCAACCTGGCTGCCTCGCTCACCGGCCCGCACTCGATCGCGGGCCGTGCTGTGGTGGTCCACGCAGGCGAGGACGACCTGGGCCGCGGCGGCAATCAGGCCAGTCTGGAGAACGGTAACGCGGGACGCCGGCTTGCCTGCTGTGTGGTGGGTCTGTGCGGCCCCGGGCCCTGGGCGCACCAGGCGCAGGAGAATGCGGAGCGCAAGAAGCGGCGGCGCGAGAGCGAGTGTAAGGCCGTCTGAGCGCTCCACCTAGGTGGCCCTGAGCTCCGACCGCGCGCCGCAGACCCCTTCTATGCCCTCTGGGAGCCCTTCCATGCCCCGACTCCCCTGCAAGTGCCCTAGACCGCTCCACGCCCGGACTTCTCTCCAGGCTCCCGAGATCCCCTCTGTGTGCCTCAGCCCCCTCAGCCACCCTCTCTACGTACCCCAGTATCCCTGTATGCTGTGACATCTCTCCCAAGGACCCCAGACCTTTCTACACCCTGACACTCCTCCAAGCGCCCAAGATGGTCTCTATGTGATCCAGGACCCCTTCTACGCATCCTGGGGAACCCTGGGACCTCTCAACATCCTGATGCCTCTCCAAGGCCCACGATCCCCTCCTTGAGACCCCAAGCCACCTATCCCCTCACcttgatttttctccttcctttcccgGAGACACTTTGTACTCTGGAGTACCACTTCTGCCATGGCTAGGCTCTAACTGAAAATCCCCTTCACTTTGAGGTCTTCAACCAAGTATATTGAGACATCCCCTTTTCATCCTGAGGGCACCCCGAGCTCTGAGGACCCCCCAGAGATACCGAAGTAAGCCCATGAACCTGAGGGTCTTCCAGACTCTCTGAGGTCCCTTTCCACCTTGACACTCCCGCCTTCACTGTGTGAGCCCTGAGATCCCTCTATGCCCTAAGCACCCACCTACCCCCACCTCCAATGAGCTCCTTCTAGGCACTCTGAGACCCCTCCAGAATTTGCCTAGCACCActcccccacctctgccccccaGCTTGTGCAGCCTGCACTTAGGTGCCTCTTCCAGGTGTCTCCAGGTATTCCCCCCTACTTCACCCCTCACTCCCTCAAGAAAGCAGCTCCTTTGGGGGTTGGCAATGTTTGTGTTGCACATTAAAAACTCAGCAAATCAGTATTTCATGGGGGCCTtggttacttttttcttttttgatgcttCTTCCTGGCTCAGCCATTTTGGGGGAATGGTAAAGATGTTTCCCAAGTCCCTGCAgggcttctctttcttccctgcctAGCTCCTCTGCAAGGTTTAATCACCTATTGATCCTTATGCATTTGGGTGGAGCTCGCAAGAGGGAGGAAACCAAGATCACTTAGGgaaatgggaaaacaaacaaaaagacagctTCCTGGGCTATATCCCAGAGCTGTAGAATTCAAAGGGAGAGGACGAAATTTATTTGAAACAACCTTCCCAgtgattctgggcttccctggtggctcaaacagtgaagagtctgcctctagtgcaggagacgtgggttgaagccctgggttgggaagatccccctggagaagggaatgatcccccctggctccagtattcttgcctggaaaatccccgtggagagaggagcctggtgggttacagtccgtagAGTTGCAGGGActgacatgacggagcaactggcACTTTCACTCCCAGTGATCCTGATGCTGGAGCCACTGGCCTGGCATGAGGGGTGCACCAACTTCCTGGGCTCTATGGCCTTTCACACCTGCCTCTGTGTGAAGCCTGAGGTCCATATCCCAGATGGCGGAGACAGGGCCACTGCGGCAGTGTCACTGGGCAAGTTACAGGGAAGCTGGTGTTGATACCTGAAGTTGTCAGCCTTCTCCACAACCAGGACAATGCTCTtcttgactttttgtttttttggccatgccatatggcctgtggaatcttagttccgtgaccaaggatcaaaccctggccccctgctttggaagtgtggagtcgatcactggaccactagggaagtccctcttcttaACTTCTTGATTACAAAAACAGGTGGAAGCAGTGGGGTCTAAAGGTAGGTTGGTCTTGATCACGGCTTGATGGGGGAACCGTTCTGCCTCTCCTCTTGAAAATTATAATCTATACACAGACTAGATTGGTCCTGTgtattcactttcatttattaatGAAAGTATACTAACTTTTCAGCTTCCTGGGATAGAGTCTCTTCCTAGCTGTGAGTGTTCCACCCTGGTTCTTTATAGGCAGCTTCTGTTTCTCTCAGACTCTTGAGACAGTGAGTCAAACTGAACTTTAGCCAAAAACTCATCCCCAGTGGTTATTTTTACCTCTTACTAGGACTAACTTGTTATTTAAAAACCATTCCTTGAACCCAAGTGACAACTGGGAAGAAAGACTATTGCCTGGTGAATTTGCTCCACCAGCTGGTTCTCACTGATTTTGAAACTGAACAGGACTCTGCGAGGCCTTCCCAGGGACAGACCCCTTGTGTTCCCATCCCCACATCCCCCAGTCTGCAGAAGAACTCTAGCCTGctaggccttccctgagttctaGAGAGCAAAcggaatcagagaagtgagaaaatgcagaaataaaggaaaacgaTCAAGCAAGACAAAGTAAATGTTCAGTTATCAAATACttataaatgtaaaatagttatattttgttatatttaaataaatatttagttataaaacagtcaaggacctttagttcctccttaagGGCTATAGAGAACGTGAGCCACATCCTTAAGCCGTTTGGCAGACACTAAACCCCCTACCAGGTGAAAGAGGTTCATGGCGTGATGACCACAGCTgtgtagaccccagaccagttggaacGAGAAGGTTGATGACTGAGATTCCTGAAACATCACCTTTGTCTTCATCACCAGCCAACCAGAAGGATGTCCTTGAGTGGCTCATGCACCCTGTGACCTTCTCCTTCATCTTAAAAAACCCTTCACTGAAAACCATCAGGGACTtcgagtcttttcaatgagtggTCCATTCTCGCTTGGCCCCACATTGGGTGCCCTTTCCATCACCACAACCCAGTGTCAGTAGGCTGGCTTTACTGAGTATCAGGCAAGCAGACCCCAGTTTGGTTTGGTAACAgtctgaaatattattttaaactgtACAGATCGGCACTGATAAGGGATTAGTAAACCAAGTATTTAAATATCCTGATCTCAGATGCATTTGCCTATCCCCACAATTAAAAGTTGTGAAAACAGGCAGCAATTACATAGGATCACAGAATGGGCAAGAATAAAAAGCCAGCACCCCATCTTTGACACTGCTGCCCAAATTACAGGTTAATTCAGGATTGTCAATGGAAGTTTGTACTTGTTTTGCAGAAGGGACTGGTGCCTctcattgtttattttctgtcttggtCCATTCGGGCTGCTATCACAAAATACTGCAGCCTGGCTTGCCAATAAGCAATAGacctttatttctcacagttctggaggctgggagtgcAAATCAGGGCACCTACATGGTGGATGAGAGCCTCTCTGGGACTCATAGCCTGCttctcacatggtggaaggggtGAGGGATTTCTTTTGAGCCTTTTTAAAAGCACCAGTCTCATTCaagagtgttgaagaattgatgcttttgaactgtggtgttgaagactcttgagagtcccttggactacaaggagctccaactagtcaatcctaaaggagatcaatcctgaatattcactggaaggactgatgctgaagttccaatactttggccacctgattcgaagaattgactcactggaaaaaccctgatgctgagaaagattgaaggcaggagaagggaatgacagaagatgagatggctggatggcatcacctactcaatggacatgagtttgagcaaactctggcagttggtgaaggacagtgaagcctggcagctgcagtccatgggattgaaaagagtcagacatgactaagtgactgatcaGCAACAACAACTCATTCAAGAAGGTTCTCCCTTCATGACTTTGGGACCCCTACCAAAGGTCTCCCCTCTTAACACCATCATatttgggggttaggatttcaacatgaaTTTTGCAGGAAACACACACATTCAGGCCACAGCACCTTCTGTTTTCGGCTTCTCTCTTCACTACCTTTGACTCCCCTAGACTGAAAAGATACCCTGGCAGACCtgctttatttctgttctgtccaTTCATGTCCTTGGGGTTGATGAACTGCTCTATGGGTTCCAGAgccaagaaacaaagaaagggaaTATTAGAGGGGCAAATTACAGTTCACTGTAAAGACAAGGAatgtgtacagcacagtgaccaACAGTTCAGGCTCAGGTAGGAAAGCCTGTTTGGAACCCTAGCTGGATCACACTTATAAACTTTGTGACCTAAGtgagtcacttcacctctctgggcctgagttctctcatctgtaaaataagattaTTACATTGGATTGTTGTGCTGAAAAATTGTTACTACTGAGAGgggtatcagttcagctcagtcgctcagtcgtgtctgactttttgcaaccccatgaactgcagcacaccaggcgtccccatctatcaccaactcccggagttcactctgactcacatccagccagttggtgatgccatccagccatctcatcgtctgtcatccccttctcctcctgcccccaatccctcccagcatcagagtctttaccaatgagtcaactcttcgcatgaggtgaccaaagtactggagtttcagcttcagcatcattccttccaaagaaatcccaggactgatctccttcagaatggactggttggatctccctgcagtccaagggactctcaagagtcttctccaacaccacagttcaaaagcattacttcttcggcgctcaaccttctttacagtccaactctcacatccatacatgactactggaaaaaccatagcctcgactagatggacctgtgttggcaaagtaatgtctctgcttttgaatatgctatctaggttggtcataacttt from Ovis canadensis isolate MfBH-ARS-UI-01 breed Bighorn chromosome 6, ARS-UI_OviCan_v2, whole genome shotgun sequence encodes the following:
- the SOD3 gene encoding extracellular superoxide dismutase [Cu-Zn], translating into MPALLCASLLLVACASAASADQVQQQMGSNTEEQIRDMHAKVTEIWQEMMQRQAAAIDPDAALHAVCRVLPSATLEAEQPRVSGLVLFRQLRPGALLEAFFHLEGFPNEPNGTSRAIHVHQFGDLSQGCDSTGPHYNPMSVLHPQHPGDFGNFAVRDGQVWKYRSNLAASLTGPHSIAGRAVVVHAGEDDLGRGGNQASLENGNAGRRLACCVVGLCGPGPWAHQAQENAERKKRRRESECKAV